One Anguilla rostrata isolate EN2019 chromosome 15, ASM1855537v3, whole genome shotgun sequence genomic window carries:
- the ranbp2 gene encoding E3 SUMO-protein ligase RanBP2 isoform X1, with translation MRRSKADVDRYISSVQSASPSLKEKPIKGFLFAKLYFEAKEYELAKRYVSAYLTVHERDPKAHKFLGQLYEREGDIDKAVGCYKRSVNLNPAQNDLVLKVAELLCSKPELDNSAQFWVEKAAKLLPGSPAVYNLKEKLLSSQGQQGWNQLFDLLQSELQLRPGNAHINVKLVHLYCSDGRLEEAVGHCLAVEKKGALRGSLDWYSTLVRTLQEYLAQPSTLSNEKVWRKLQKELLLAHCSLLRLSLSEQSVQQCVEALQSFDYVMQTTAKLTTSTTDELSEAFTEMRGHLYLHAGSLLLKMAHVKEQQWRAVTDLAALCYLLAYQVPKPKSRPSKGAQATQQLVESLACDRQSQAGHMLLNLSQEDDGFVKQVVEAFGNRSGQGSLFEMLFGAQAPAGPSFIGNDDIRSMGTDIPGIGDLAKWDSGAVVLYGGDLQQLAWLGLQWALMGQTPALRAWLKQLFPRLTLETSKLDTNTPESISLLDLEVFLSGVVFCSQAQLQETQKITASSQLHEVRCLPLQVIKLLSNERQRDWWNAVYSLIHNKSPPGMSAKLRITVQHGLGTLRAGEKHGLQPALAIHWAQHLSETGNGVNSYYDQKEYIGRSVHYWKVVLTLLEKIKKRRSIPEPLDPLFMHFRSKDIQISEVKSYEEEAEIAFAILLDIEGRTEEAIAALENINSISSCWHLAQIFQRLSEEAGNGVEENQDRCITFLRKFRKYLSKIHNANAAEIDKLPISMEEVMDMLNDVNQQLAACGEDMDEEEDGQPTSPSQLAEPGASASRIKFSTPSPTKSVLSPSKRHIFSPKTPPHWAEDQKSILKMLCQQVEALTNEVHDLRHNSSGATASPHHRMYGEGFAAEGLQEPFPAAQSFHGAPLTVATTGPSGPVYYNPSPAYNSSTQYLLRTTANVTPTKTPVYGINRLPPQPHVYAYQQPTHTPPLQTNPGCMYPQDQVYGAPLRFESPATGLISPYSEEYYSHSVPQPSTNPTLPEPGYFTKPTAVPVQPPKSNEAKPVEFGKISFGQQIPVESPNVPSFGAGVLGQSTPAAAFKFNSNFKSNDGDFTFPSMQVKNSESLLGLLTSDLPTRNEAQIGQKVPTQDQAPASQGGVFNFGTKNTAGFSFVDAAQSQSKPGLFGKTDQSFSFSDRAKAVFGVANCEEQEEKGESDNESTRVEEDEDGPHFEPIVPLPDKVDVITGEEEEEEMFCNRAKLFRFETETKEWKERGIGSIKILRHRTSGKVRLLMRREQVLKICANHYITADMVLKPNAGSDKSWVWYAIDYADEMPKPEQLAIRFKTADEAALFKAKFEEAQKAVPKSPQKQEQPVEKAVPPKASSPQAASKELDFGAVFAKKEGEWDCSVCCIRNTPTAVQCVACQNPNPAAESQPDGRFAATMPAATVPAAGTFTFGFGKEISKDTSSASNTQPFGSFAQIPTTFKFGTSDASSKPIGFGTQFEKKPGQWDCDTCAVRNEASASHCVSCQTPNPSSKSIVDPAVNKPSTVSFGAGFGSQFAKKEGQWDCDTCLVRNDASAAKCVSCQSPRKIQMPSQGELAAMFGKKEGQWDCDTCLVRNDGSSSACLSCQTPNPNTKVANTSTKNAAPSSSSAFSFSFGSQNASNAPAATGFKANFNAGTTFKFGQGEDKSSPASFKFELPPSQVESKPSTSGGFSFSMPMPTGAFKFGTQEPVKLTAPAESQPDEGSASLFLKNIAEQHREKEKNAAEDAGPSVEITEQDENPLFSGKPNTFSFADLANSSQGDFQFGQNDPNFEGFSRAGEQLFASLQPSKKLDTSQDQDDEDMYKTEENDDIQFEPVVPMPDKVDLVTGEEDEEAMYSQRVKLFRFDADTSQWKERGVGNLKFLKNSKNGKLRVLMRREQVLKVCANHLITTTMNLKPLSGSDRAWMWLANDFSDGDAKLEQLAAKFKTQELAEEFKQKFEECQRLLLDIPLQTPHKLVDTGRTAHLIQKAEEMKSGLKDLKSFLTDDKAKVKEQDSQASGTTANSTSGLMIKPHSESAGITLEWDNYDLQEDALDDTADTSVYASPLASSPEVRKNLFRFGESTTGFNFSFKPIMSPSKSPAKLNQSRVSVGTDDESKTTQEEERNGRYFEPVVPLPDLVEISTGEENEQVVFSHRAKLYRYDKELSQWKERGIGDIKILQNYDTKQVRLVMRRDQVLKLCANHWITSSMKLEPMKGAEKAWIWSAFDFTEGEGKVEQLAVRFKLQEVANTFREVFEAAKSAQDLQEDALDDTADTSVYASPLASSPEVRKNLFRFGESTTGFNFSFQPIISPSKSPAKLNQSRVSVGTDDESETTQEEERDGQYFEPVVPLPDLVEISTGEENEQVVFSHRAKLYRYDKELSQWKERGIGDIKILQNYDTKRVRLVMRRDQVLKLCANHWIASSMKLEPMKGAEKAWIWSAFDFTEGEGKVEQLAVRFKQQEVANTFREVFEAAKSAQETKTELTPVSPRECTPLKMTCGQAAVAVLEETTKERTDLPPQSCHATDSSTSPAAAHSPQNPSKAIVSPPKFVFGTDSLQKIFGSPPSSHELMPSSKTSSKEKAPSVPSAGSKSPESASASQPSIVTPTPAMPTFKVPTRGLDFRLFKDNPMAFWTCTSSTQFEPQAASEVVGEKADDTAKLEGAAEQVDSEDLQVVFVREPTAEQEQLARELQLPPTFFCYQNEPGYFSDDSQDDEDFETAVRKLNGKLYPDPPEEETGGLETVTQETGSPETVTQETGAPETVSQETVTPEPGAPETVTQETVTPEPGAPGTVTPEPGAVETVTQETVTPEPGAPETVTQETVTPEPGAPGTVTPEPGAVETVTQETVTPEPGAPETVTQETVTPEPGAPGTVTPEPGAVETVTQEIVTLETVTLEPGALETVTLETDAPETVTQVTGAMETVTQETGAPETVTQEAEGHEASPAAPPAGERDAECVLVWEKKPTPEEAERAERLQLPPTFFCGAGSDEGERDEPRDFETEKRKVREDMKMRTEKSEVADPIVSSSSDAPAAEEQVTPHPDSSSEATPVTTSVAQDSAPIDLSTKKGPEPEPDSTSQDPPASFGFTGFSEVKEFSFADLAKSGNDFAFGKQDANFSWANAGATVFGAAPVTQNEGDEEGSDEEEAVGCTAIHFEPIVSLPGVETKSGEEDEEILFKERTRLYRWDRTLNQWKERGVGDIKILYHPQKRFYRVLMRRDQVFKVCANHTITQGMELMPMNTSNNALVWTATDYAEGSAQVEQLAAKFKTEELAGCFRRKFEECLSRMAQSDFSQLSRVLEHSREGNPIVFFCVAADGEPLGKITMELFSHIVPKTAENFRSLCTGERGLCFRSSIFHRIIPDFMCQGGDITKQDGSGGISIFGDKFEDENFDVKHTGPGLLSMANRGRDTNNSQFFITMKKAEHLDFKHVAFGFVKDGMDVVKLMGELGTKNGQPSKKIVVTDCGQLQ, from the exons CGCTCTGTGAACTTGAACCCCGCCCAGAACGACCTGGTCCTGAAGGTAGCTGAGCTTCTGTGCAGCAAGCCGGAGCTCGACAACAGCGCGCAGTTCTGGGTGGAGAAGGCAGCCAAGCTTCTTCCAGGAAGCCCTGCAGTCTACAACCTGAAG GAGAAGCTGCTGAGCTCACAGGGCCAGCAGGGCTGGAACCAGCTGTTTGACCTGCTGCAGTCAGAGCTGCAGCTGCGCCCGGGCAACGCCCACATCAACGTCAAACTGGTGCACCTGTATTGCTCCGATGGGCGGCTGGAGGAGGCCGTCGGCCACTGCCTGGCCGTGGAGAAGAAGGGGGCCCTGCGGGGCAGCCTGGACTGGTACTCCACCCTCGTGCGCACGCTCCAG gagtaCCTGGCCCAGCCCAGCACGCTGTCCAATGAGAAGGTGTGGCGGAAGCTGCAGAAGGAGCTGCTGCTAGCCCACTGCAGCCTGCTGAGGCTCAGCCTGTCTGAGCAGagtgtgcagcagtgtgtggagGCCCTGCAGAG CTTTGACTACGTCATGCAGACGACCGCGAAGCTCACCACCAGCACGACGGACGAGCTGTCGGAGGCCTTCACGGAGATGAGGGGTCACCTTTACCTGCACGCAGGGTCGCTGCTGCTCAAGATGGCCCATGTCAAGGAGCAGCAGTGGAGGGCTGTGACTGACCTCGCAGCCCTCTGTTACCTCTTAGCCTATCAG GTACCCAAACCAAAGAGCAGGCCCTCGAAGGGGGCGCAGGCCACGCAGCAGCTGGTGGAGTCCCTGGCCTGTGATCGGCAGAGCCAGGCAGGCCACATGCTGCTGAACCTGAGCCAGGAGGACGACGGCTTCGTGAAGCAGGTGGTGGAGGCGTTTGGGAACCGCAGCGGGCAGGGCAGCCTGTTCGAGATGCTCTTCGGGGCCCAGGCCCCCGCTGGCCCCTCCTTCATCGGCAACGACGACATCCGCAGCATGGGCACGGACATTCCGGGCATCGGCGATCTCGCCAAGTGGGACAGCG GGGCGGTTGTGCTATACGGAGgtgacctgcagcagctggcCTGGTTGGGCCTGCAGTGGGCGCTCATGGGCCAGACACCTGCCCTCAGGGCCTGGCTGAAGCAGCTGTTCCCCCGGCTCACGCTGGAGACCTCCAAACTGGACACCAACACCCCCGAATCCATCAGCCTGCTCGACCTGGAG gtctTCCTCAGCGGGGTTGTGTTCTGCAGTCAGGCCCAGCTGCAGGAGACGCAGAAGATCACAGCCAGCTCCCAGCTGCACGAGGTCCGGTGCCTGCCCCTGCAGGTCATCAAGCTGCTGTccaatgagagacagagggactgGTGGAACGCCGTCTACAGCCTCATCCATAACAAGTCTCC GCCGGGCATGTCGGCTAAGTTGAGGATCACGGTCCAGCATGGTCTTGGCACCCTGAGGGCTGGGGAAAAGCATGGCCTGCAGCCAGCGCTAGCCATACACTGGGCCCAACACCTCAGCGAAACG GGTAACGGAGTCAACTCTTATTACGACCAGAAAGAATACATCGGGCGCAGTGTGCACTACTGGAAGGTTGTGTTGACACTCCTGGAAAAGATTAAGAAACGGCGGAGCATTCCGGAACCTCTTGATCCCTTGTTCATGCACTTTCGTAGTAAAGACATTCAG ATATCTGAAGTGAAGAGCTATGAAGAGGAAGCAGAGATCGCTTTTGCCATACTCCTGGATATTGAAGGCAGAACAGAGGAGGCGATTGCAGCGCTAGAAAACATAAACAGCATTTCCTCCTGTTGGCATCTTGCGCAG ATATTTCAGAGGCTTTCTGAAGAAGCAGGGAACGGTGTTGAAGAGAATCAAGACCGGTGCATCACATTCCTACGAAAGTTCAGAAAGTACCTGTCAAAAATTCACAACGCCAATGCTGCTGAGATTGATAAG TTACCTATATCCATGGAGGAGGTGATGGATATGCTGAATGATGTCAACCAGCAACTTGCTGCATGTGGAGAGGACatggatgaggaagaggatggtcAACCTACAAGCCCCAGTCAGCTCGCAGAGCCTGGTGCCTCTGCTTCTCGCATCAAATTCTCCACCCCATCTCCAACCAAGAGTGTGCTGTCTCCTTCAAAAAGACACATT TTTTCTCCCAAGACCCCTCCTCATTGGGCTGAGGACCAAAAGTCTATTCTAAAAATGCTGTGTCAACAAGTGGAGGCCCTCACG AACGAGGTGCATGACCTGAGGCACAACTCCTCTGGGGCCAcagcctccccccaccaccGGATGTACGGAGAGGGGTTCGCAGCTGAGGGCCTCCAGGAGCCGTTTCCAGCTGCCCAGAGCTTCCATGGAGCGCCCCTCACAG TGGCTACTACAGGACCATCGGGACCTGTGTATTACAACCCCTCACCTGCCTACAACTCGTCAACTCAGTATCTTCTTCGCACAACTGCAAATGTCACTCCAACAAAG acccCAGTTTATGGGATCAACCGTCTCCCTCCACAGCCGCATGTGTATGCCTACCAGCAGCCTACGCACACACCGCCCCTGCAGACAAACCCAGGATGCATGTACCCCCAAGACCAGGTTTATGGCGCTCCCCTGCGCTTTGAGTCGCCTGCAACTGGCCTGATCTCTCCATACAGTGAGGAATACTACAGCCACAGTGTTCCTCAACCCTCTACCAACCCCACTCTGCCAGAGCCAGGCTATTTCACCAAACCCACTGCTGTCCCTGTGCAACCACCGAAGAGCAATGAGGCTAAGCCTGTAGAGTTTGGGAAAATCAGCTTTGGCCAGCAGATTCCTGTTGAGTCCCCTAATGTACCCAGCTTCGGAGCCGGCGTTCTTGGCCAGTCCACACCGGCTGCTGCCTTCAAGTTCAACTCGAATTTCAAATCTAACGATGGGGATTTCACCTTCCCCTCCATGCAGGTTAAAAACAGTGAGAGCCTGCTGGGGCTTCTGACGTCTGACTTACCAACCAGAAATGAAGCACAAATTGGGCAGAAGGTGCCCACTCAAGACCAGGCTCCTGCTTCCCAGGGTGGAGTCTTTAACTTTGGAACTAAAAACACAGCTGGTTTCTCCTTTGTTGATGCTGCACAGAGCCAGAGCAAACCGGGCTTGTTTGGGAAAACAGACCAGTCGTTCAGTTTCTCGGACAGGGCCAAAGCTGTGTTTGGCGTGGCGAACTgcgaggagcaggaggagaaagGTGAAAGCGACAATGAGAGCACTCGTGTTGAGGAGGACGAAGATGGCCCCCATTTTGAGCCCATTGTGCCTCTCCCTGATAAAGTGGATGTTATAactggagaagaggaagaggaggagatgtTCTGCAACAGGGCTAAGCTCTTCCGCTTTGAAACCGAAACCAAAGAGTGGAAGGAGAGGGGTATTGGTAGCATCAAAATCCTCAGGCACAGAACATCGGGCAAGGTCCGACTGTTGATGAGGAGGGAACAGGTTCTGAAAATCTGTGCCAATCACTACATCACTGCAGATATGGTTCTGAAACCAAATGCTGGCTCGGATAAGTCTTGGGTGTGGTATGCTATTGACTATGCAGATGAAATGCCCAAACCTGAGCAGCTGGCTATCCGTTTTAAAACGGCAGATGAGGCAGCCCTGTTCAAAGCGAAGTTTGAAGAGGCACAGAAGGCAGTACCGAAGTCTCCACAGAAGCAAGAACAACCAGTAGAAAAAGCGGTTCCTCCAAAAGCCTCATCTCCTCAGGCAGCAAGCAAAGAATTAGACTTTGGAGCCGTATTTGCTAAGAAGGAAGGTGAAtgggactgcagtgtgtgctgtataaGAAACACGCCCACAGCTGTGCAGTGCGTTGCTTGTCAGAACCCCAACCCTGCTGCTGAATCTCAACCAGATGGAAGATTTGCAGCTACGATGCCTGCAGCTACGGTGCCTGCAGCAGGGACTTTCACATTCGGGTTTGGTAAAGAAATATCAAAAGACACCAGCTCTGCTTCCAACACACAGCCTTTTGGATCATTTGCTCAAATACCGACTACTTTTAAGTTTGGCACTAGTGATGCTTCTTCAAAACCTATAGGCTTTGGCACTCAGTTTGAGAAGAAGCCTGGCCAATGGGACTGCGATACTTGTGCTGTAAGAAATGAGGCATCCGCAAGTCATTGTGTCTCATGTCAGACTCCTAACCCATCAAGTAAATCAATAGTTGATCCAGCAGTAAATAAACCCTCCACAGTTTCATTTGGTGCTGGGTTTGGTAGTCAGTTTGCCAAAAAGGAAGGGCAATGGGACTGCGATACCTGTTTAGTTAGAAATGATGCTTCAGctgcaaaatgtgtttcttgccAGAGTCCTAGGAAAATCCAGATGCCCTCTCAGGGTGAGTTGGCGGCTATGTTTGGAAAGAAAGAGGGGCAGTGGGATTGTGATACCTGTCTGGTTAGAAATGATGGATCCTCAAGTGCTTGTCTCTCCTGCCAGACACCAAATCCTAATACAAAAGTTGCAAATACAAGTACAAAAAATGCAGCACCATCATCAAGCTCTGccttcagtttcagttttggGAGCCAGAATGCATCAAATGCACCTGCAGCCACAGGGTTTAAAGCTAATTTTAACGCTGGCACCACATTCAAATTTGGCCAGGGTGAAGATAAGAGCTCCCCAGCATCGTTCAAGTTTGAGCTCCCTCCGTCTCAGGTGGAGAGCAAGCCTTCCACTAGTGGAGGTTTCTCTTTCTCAATGCCGATGCCTACAGGCGCATTTAAGTTTGGCACTCAGGAACCTGTGAAGCTAACCGCTCCGGCTGAGAGTCAACCTGATGAAGGTTCGGCCTCCCTATTCCTGAAAAACATTGCAGAGCAGCAccgagaaaaagagaaaaatgcagCCGAGGATGCAGGTCCATCAGTGGAGATTACTGAGCAAGATGAAAACCCTCTCTTTTCTGGCAAACCCAACACTTTTAGCTTTGCAGACCTGGCTAACTCTTCCCAGGGTGACTTCCAGTTTGGACAGAATGATCCAAACTTTGAAGGCTTCTCACGAGCTGGTGAGCAGCTCTTTGCCTCGCTCCAGCCTAGCAAAAAACTTGACACCTCTCAAGACCAGGACGATGAAGATATGTACAAAACGGAGGAGAATGATGACATCCAGTTTGAACCAGTGGTTCCGATGCCTGACAAGGTTGACCTTGTGACaggggaggaggatgaggaggctATGTATTCACAACGAGTCAAGCTCTTCAGATTTGATGCAGACACTAGTCAGTGGAAGGAAAGAGGTGTTGGAAATCTCAAGTTTCTGAAGAACAGCAAAAATGGAAAGCTGAGAGTGCTGATGAGGAGAGAACAGGTTTTGAAGGTGTGCGCTAACCACTTGATCACGACAACTATGAATCTGAAGCCCCTCTCTGGATCAGATAGAGCTTGGATGTGGCTTGCTAATGATTTCTCAGATGGTGATGCCAAGTTGGAACAGCTTGCTGCTAAGTTTAAAACGCAAGAATTAGCCGAAGAATTCAAACAGAAATTTGAGGAATGTCAGAGGCTCCTCTTGGATATACCTTTGCAAACCCCTCATAAGCTGGTTGACACTGGAAGAACAGCACATCTCATTCAGAAAGCAGAGGAGATGAAGTCTGGCTTAAAGGACCTTAAATCCTTCTTGACTGACGACAAAGCAAAGGTTAAGGAGCAGGACAGCCAAGCCAGTGGCACAACTGCTAACAGTACTTCTGGCTTGATGATTAAGCCCCACTCTGAGAGCGCTGGTATTACCCTTGAGTGGGACAACTATGACTTGCAAGAGGATGCCTTGGATGACACGGCAGATACTTCTGTGTATGCTTCCCCATTAGCTAGTAGTCCAGAAGTTAGAAAGAATTTGTTTCGATTTGGAGAATCCACCACTGGCTTCAACTTCAGCTTCAAACCTATCATGAGCCCCTCTAAATCTCCTGCCAAACTTAACCAAAGCAGAGTTTCTGTTGGCACAGATGACGAATCGAAAACAACCCAGGAAGAAGAAAGGAATGGTCGGTATTTTGAGCCCGTTGTGCCCTTGCCTGACTTAGTGGAAATATCAACTGGTGAGGAAAATGAGCAAGTAGTGTTCAGTCATAGAGCCAAGCTGTACCGTTACGATAAAGAATTGAGTCAGTGGAAGGAGAGGGGCATTGGTGACATCAAGATCCTGCAAAACTATGACACCAAACAAGTGCGGCTTGTCATGCGGCGGGACCAGGTGCTCAAGCTTTGTGCTAACCACTGGATCACCTCCAGCATGAAGCTGGAACCCATGAAAGGGGCAGAGAAAGCTTGGATCTGGAGTGCCTTCGACTTCACGGAAGGTGAAGGGAAAGTTGAGCAGCTTGCAGTCCGCTTTAAGCTGCAGGAGGTGGCTAACACCTTCAGAGAAGTCTTTGAGGCGGCTAAGAGTGCGCAGGACTTGCAAGAGGATGCCTTGGATGACACGGCAGATACTTCTGTGTATGCTTCCCCATTAGCTAGTAGTCCAGAAGTTAGAAAGAATTTGTTTCGATTTGGAGAATCCACCACTGGCTTCAACTTCAGCTTCCAACCTATCATCAGCCCCTCTAAATCTCCTGCAAAACTTAACCAAAGCAGAGTTTCTGTTGGAACAGATGACGAATCGGAAACAACCCAGGAAGAAGAAAGGGATGGTCAGTATTTTGAGCCCGTTGTGCCCTTGCCTGACTTAGTGGAAATATCAACTGGTGAGGAAAATGAGCAAGTAGTGTTCAGTCATAGAGCCAAGCTGTACCGTTACGATAAAGAATTGAGTCAGTGGAAGGAGAGGGGCATTGGTGACATCAAGATCCTGCAAAACTATGACACCAAACGAGTGCGGCTTGTCATGCGGCGGGACCAGGTGCTCAAGCTTTGTGCTAACCACTGGATCGCCTCCAGCATGAAGCTGGAACCCATGAAAGGGGCAGAGAAAGCTTGGATCTGGAGTGCCTTCGACTTCACGGAAGGTGAAGGGAAAGTTGAGCAGCTTGCAGTCCGCTTTAAGCAGCAGGAGGTGGCTAACACCTTCAGAGAAGTCTTTGAGGCGGCTAAGAGTGCGCAGGAAACTAAGACTGAGCTTACGCCTGTATCACCCAGAGAGTGTACTCCGCTCAAGATGACCTGTGGTCAGGCTGCAGTAGCTGTGTTGGAGGAGACCACCAAAGAGCGAACGGATCTTCCTCCTCAGAGTTGCCATGCCACGGATAGTTCAACCTCCCCGGCTGCAGCACACAGTCCACAGAACCCCTCAAAAGCCATTGTCTCTCCACCGAAGTTTGTCTTTGGCACTGATTCTCTCCAGAAAATCTTTGGAAGCCCTCCATCTTCCCATGAGTTGATGCCCAGCAGCAAGACGAGCTCTAAAGAGAAAGCACCAAGTGTCCCTTCTGCAGGCTCCAAATCTCCAGAGAGTGCTTCTGCCAGTCAGCCCTCCATTGTAACTCCGACTCCAGCAATGCCCACATTCAAAGTCCCGACTAGAG gatTGGATTTTAGGCTTTTCAAAGATAACCCAATGGCTTTTTGGACCTGCACATCATCCACCCAATTTGAACCCCAAG CTGCCTCTGAGGTAGTGGGAGAAAAGGCGGATGATACGGCGAAGCTGGAAGGGGCTGCTGAGCAGGTGGACTCTGAGGATCTGCAGGTGGTGTTCGTGCGGGAGCCCACTGCAGAACAAGAACAGCTGGCCCGTGAACTCCAGCTGCCTCCTACCTTCTTCTGTTACCAGAACGAGCCCGGCTACTTCAGCGATGACTCTCAGGATG ATGAAGACTTTGAGACAGCAGTGAGAAAGCTAAATGGGAAGCTGTATCCTGATCCTCCTGAGGAGGAGACCGGTGGGCTGGAGACCGTAACCCAGGAGACGGGCTCTCCAGAGACTGTAACCCAGGAGACTGGCGCCCCAGAGACAGTGTCCCAGGAGACAGTGACCCCGGAGCCTGGCGCCCCAGAGACAGTCACCCAGGAGACAGTGACCCCGGAGCCTGGCGCCCCAGGGACAGTGACCCCGGAGCCTGGTGCCGTGGAGACAGTCACCCAGGAGACAGTGACCCCAGAGCCTGGCGCCCCAGAGACAGTCACCCAGGAGACAGTGACCCCGGAGCCTGGCGCCCCAGGGACAGTGACCCCAGAGCCTGGTGCCGTGGAGACAGTCACCCAGGAGACAGTGACCCCAGAGCCTGGCGCCCCAGAGACAGTCACCCAGGAGACAGTGACCCCGGAGCCTGGCGCCCCAGGGACAGTGACCCCAGAGCCTGGTGCCGTGGAGACAGTCACCCAGGAGATAGTGACCCTGGAGACAGTGACCCTAGAGCCTGGCGCCCTGGAGACAGTGACCCTGGAAACTGACGCCCCGGAGACAGTGACCCAGGTGACTGGTGCCATGGAGACAGTGACCCAGGAGACTGGCGCCCCAGAGACAGTGACCCAAGAGGCTGAAGGACATGAGGCTT CACCTGCGGCCCCCCCTGCGGGAGAGAGGGATGCCGAGTGCGTGCTGGTGTGGGAGAAGAAGCCCACGCCCGAGGAGGCGGAGCGAGCCGAGCGCCTTCAGCTGCCCCCCACCTTCTTCTGCGGGGCGGGGAGCGACGAGGGCGAGAGGGACGAGCCCAGAGACTTTGAAACGGAGAAGAGAAAAGTGCGGGAAGACATG AAGATGAGAACTGAAAAGAGCGAGGTAGCAGACCCCATCGTCTCTAGCAGTAGCGACGCCCCGGCGGCAGAGGAACAGGTCACGCCCCACCCCGATTCTTCCAGCGAAGCCACCCCCGTCACCACGTCTGTTGCCCAGGACAGCGCCCCAATTGACCTGTCCACGAAAAAGGGCCCTGAGCCAGAGCCCGACTCTACTAGCCAAG aCCCTCCCGCTTCATTTGGTTTCACTGGTTTTAGCGAAGTCAAGGAATTCTCGTTCGCAGATCTGGCTAAGAGCGGCAACGACTTTGCTTTTGGGAAGCAAG ATGCCAACTTCTCCTGGGCAAATGCAGGGGCCACAGTGTTTGGTGCTGCTCCGGTGACCCAAAATGAAGGTGATGAAGAGGGCAGCGATGAGGAAGAGGCTGTGGGCTGCACTGCCATTCACTTTGAGCCTATCGTCTCACTGCCAGGG GTGGAGACCAAGTctggagaggaggatgaggagatCCTGTTTAAAGAGCGGACCAGGCTGTACCGGTGGGACCGCACCTTGAACCAATGGAAAGAGCGCGGGGTGGGGGACATCAAGATCCTCTATCACCCCCAAAAGAGGTTCTACCGCGTGCTGATGAGGCGCGACCAGGTGTTCAAGGTCTGTGCCAACCACACCATCACCCAGGGGATGGAGCTCATGCCCATGAACACCTCCAACAATGCTCTGGTGTGGACCGCCACAGACTACGCAG AGGGGAGCGCGCAGGTCGAGCAGCTGGCTGCGAAGTTCAAGACGGAGGAACTGGCGGGATGCTTCAGGAGGAAGTTTGAGGAGTGCCTGAGCCGCATGGCCCAGTCTGACTTCAGCCAGCTGTCTCGGGTCCTGGAGCATTCCCGGGAGGGGAACCCCATCGTGTTCTTCTGCGTCGCTGCCGACGGGGAGCCGCTGGGGAAGATCACCATGGAACTCTTCTCCCACATCGTGCCCAAGACTGCCGAGAACTTCCGGTCCCTGTGCACCGGGGAACGAGGACTCTGCTTCCGCAGCTCCATCTTCCACCGCATCATCCCAGACTTCATGTGTCAG GGTGGAGACATCACCAAGCAGGACGGGTCTGGAGGAATATCCATCTTTGGGGACAAATTTGAGGATGAGAACTTTGATGTGAAGCACACCGGCCCGGGCTTGCTGTCCATGGCAAACCGCGGCCGCGACACCAACAACTCCCAGTTCTTCATCACCATGAAGAAAGCAGAGCACCTAGATTTCAAGCACGTCGCCTTTGGCTTTGTCAAAGACGGCATGGACGTTGTGAAACTGATGGGAGAGCTCGGCACAAAGAACGGCCAGCCGAGTAAGAAGATAGTCGTTACTGATTGTGGACAGCTGCAGTAG